In a genomic window of Zonotrichia albicollis isolate bZonAlb1 chromosome 7, bZonAlb1.hap1, whole genome shotgun sequence:
- the LOC141729553 gene encoding uncharacterized protein LOC141729553, translating to MLLNSIILDSDRLLPSPITPQLLEALLPLFDHEEGPTLSHEGGQNFSQSSELVVHEQLHDQKKPYKCSECEKSFRQSSTLMCHQMIHTGEWPYECGECGKGFSCNSALITHQRIHTGEKPYECAQCQKRFRTSSSLLQHQQIHTDERPFRCPECGKGFKRSYTLVSHRRIHTGERPYECSDCGKGFKRNSHLIRHKRTHTGERPYKCGECGMNFSQNSNLISHQKTHTRERPYECGECGKSFSLKSLLSCHQRIHTGERPYKCGECGMTFSRRPQLIIHQMTHTGEKPYKCPECQKKFHTSSYLVQHQRIQRLRGPSAALTAGRASSTTPP from the exons GAGGAAGGACCCACCCTGAGCCATGAAGGTGGACAGaacttcagccagagctcagagctggtggtccatgagcagcttcatgatcaGAAGAAGCCCTACAAGTGCTCAGAGTgtgagaagagcttcaggcagagcagcaccctgatgtgccaccagatgatccacactggggaatggccctacgagtgtggggagtgtgggaagggcttcagctgcaactccgccctcatcacccaccaacgcatccacactggggagaagccctacgagtgtgcccagtgtcagaagaggtttcggaccagctccagtctcctccaGCATCAGCAGATTCACACcgatgagaggcccttccgctgccctgagtgtggaaAAGGCTTCAAGCGCAGCTACACCCTTGTCagccaccggcgcatccacactggggagaggccctacgagtgttcTGA ctgcgggaagggcttcaagcgcaactcccacctcatcaggcacaagcggacccacactggggagaggccctacaagtgtggggaatgtgggatgaACTTTAGCCAGAACTCTAACCTGATCTCCCACCAGAAGACCCACACCAGAGAACGGCCCTATgaatgtggggaatgtgggaagagcttcagtcTTAAGTCTCTCTTGAGCTgccaccagaggatccacactggggaaaggccATACaaatgtggggaatgtgggatgaCCTTTAGTAGGAGGCCCCAACTGATCATCCACCAAatgacccacactggggagaagccctacaagtgCCCTGAGTGTCAGAAGAAGTTTCACACCAGTTCTTATCTCGTCCAGCACCAGCGGATTCAGAGgttgagaggcccttccgctgccctgactgcgggaagggcttcaagcacaactccaccctga